A window of the Paralichthys olivaceus isolate ysfri-2021 chromosome 5, ASM2471397v2, whole genome shotgun sequence genome harbors these coding sequences:
- the fus gene encoding RNA-binding protein FUS isoform X1, whose product MASNDYSQTSSQGYGSYGGGGGGGGGGANQGYGQSSGQSYSQQGYGGYNQGSDSSSGSYNQGGYGSYGQPPSDGYGSPPSNQGGGGGYNHSSQSYSSGGYSSSSSSQPSNMSYNQQSSFSGYSQQQPPSSSSAGYEGNSQAPPYNQPPGGGQSGGGYGSGGGQTGGYGGSHQQPPQHGGGHYNQPPSYNPPPPQSYSQQSQYGQSGGYGGDSPPMSEGGYSGPDGGYGGQDGRGGRGRGGGFGGRGGGGYDRGFDRGGRGGPRGRGGMGMGDRGGFNKFGGPRDSGHGHGGPGFMQDQDNSDNNTIFVQGLGDDYTVESVADFFKQIGIIKVNKKTGLPMINLYTDRETGKLKGEATVSFDDPPSAKAAIDWFDGKDFNGNPLKVSFATRRADFGGRGGMRGGRGRGGPMGHGGFGGGRGGGFPGGNGGNGGGGGGGGGSGGGGGGQQRAGDWKCSNPNCGNLNFSWRNECNQCKAPKPEDAGGVPPMERGGYGGERRGGFDRGGFRGRGGGDRGGFRGGRGGDRGGYGPGKMDARGDHRQERRGRPY is encoded by the exons ATGGCGTCTAACG ATTATTCCCAAACATCTTCTCAGGG CTATGGCTCCtatggtggaggaggaggaggaggtggtggaggtgctAACCAGGGCTACGGTCAGTCCTCTGGTCAGAGCTACAGCCAGCAGGGATACGGAGGCTACAACCAAGgctctgacagcagctctgGATCCTACAACCAGGGAGGATACGGCAGCTATGGTCAACCTCCGTCAG ATGGATACGGTTCTCCCCCCTCTAACcagggtgggggtggtggttATAATCATTCCAGTCAGTCCTACAGCTCTGgaggctacagcagcagcagcagcagccagcccTCGAACATGAGCTACAACCAGCAGTCCTCCTTCTCTGGTTACAGCCAGCAGCAGccaccgtcctcctcctctgccgg CTACGAGGGGAACTCCCAGGCCCCGCCCTACAACCAGCCTCCCGGTGGTGGGCAGAGTGGGGGTGGTTACGGGAGCGGTGGAGGTCAGACCGGTGGATATGGCGGAAGCCATCAACAACCAccccaacatggaggaggtcacTACAACCAGCCTCCGAGctacaaccccccccctccacagaGCTACAGTCAGCAGAGCCAGTATGGACAAAGTGGAG GATACGGAGGCGACAGCCCACCGATGAGTGAAGGCGGATACAGTGGTCCTGACGGAGGCTACGGGGGGCAGGATGGTCGCGGCGGCAGGGGTCGCGGCGGTGGATTTGGAGGTCGGGGTGGTGGCGGATATGATCGTGGTTTTGACAGAGGTGGGCGAGGTGGaccaagaggaagaggaggcatgGG AATGGGCGATCGTGGAGGATTCAATAAGTTTGGTG GACCAAGAGACTCGGGACATGGACATGGAGGACCCGGCTTCA TGCAGGACCAGGACAACTCTGACAATAACACCATCTTCGTACAAGGCCTGGGCGACGACTACACCGTCGAGTCAGTGGCCGACTTTTTTAAGCAGATTGGAATCATTAAG GTCAACAAGAAGACGGGTCTTCCCATGATCAACCtgtacacagacagagagacgggAAAGCTGAAAGGAGAGGCCACCGTTTCTTTTGACGACCCCCCCTCAGCTAAAGCTGCCATCGACTGGTTTGATG GTAAAGACTTCAATGGAAATCCTCTCAAAGTTTCCTTCGCCACTCGCAGAGCCGACTTCGGAGGCCGAGGGGGAATGAGGGGGGGTCGCGGACGAGgag GGCCCATGGGCCACGGAGGGTTCGGGGGGGGTCGAGGCGGAGGTTTCCCAGGAGGCAACGGCGGCAACGGCggcgggggaggaggaggcgggggaAGTGGAGGTGGTGGCGGGGGACAGCAGAGAGCTGGAGACTGGAAGTGCTCGAACCC TAACTGTGGCAACCTGAACTTCTCGTGGAGAAATGAGTGCAACCAGTGCAAGGCTCCGAAACCAGAGGATGCTGGGGGGGTGCCCCCGATGGAACGAG GAGGTTACGGAGGAGAGCGCAGAGGAGGGTTTGACCGCGGCGGCTTCAGGGGCCGAGGTGGCGGCGACCGTGGGGGCTTCAGAGGGGGCCGAGGAGGCGATCGGGGAGGATACGGCCCTGGCAAAATGGACGCAAG GGGGGACCACAGACAGGAGCGACGGGGCCGTCCCTACTAA
- the fus gene encoding RNA-binding protein FUS isoform X2: protein MASNDYSQTSSQGYGSYGGGGGGGGGGANQGYGQSSGQSYSQQGYGGYNQGSDSSSGSYNQGGYGSYGQPPSDGYGSPPSNQGGGGGYNHSSQSYSSGGYSSSSSSQPSNMSYNQQSSFSGYSQQQPPSSSSAGYEGNSQAPPYNQPPGGGQSGGGYGSGGGQTGGYGGSHQQPPQHGGGHYNQPPSYNPPPPQSYSQQSQYGQSGGPRDSGHGHGGPGFMQDQDNSDNNTIFVQGLGDDYTVESVADFFKQIGIIKVNKKTGLPMINLYTDRETGKLKGEATVSFDDPPSAKAAIDWFDGKDFNGNPLKVSFATRRADFGGRGGMRGGRGRGGPMGHGGFGGGRGGGFPGGNGGNGGGGGGGGGSGGGGGGQQRAGDWKCSNPNCGNLNFSWRNECNQCKAPKPEDAGGVPPMERGGYGGERRGGFDRGGFRGRGGGDRGGFRGGRGGDRGGYGPGKMDARGDHRQERRGRPY, encoded by the exons ATGGCGTCTAACG ATTATTCCCAAACATCTTCTCAGGG CTATGGCTCCtatggtggaggaggaggaggaggtggtggaggtgctAACCAGGGCTACGGTCAGTCCTCTGGTCAGAGCTACAGCCAGCAGGGATACGGAGGCTACAACCAAGgctctgacagcagctctgGATCCTACAACCAGGGAGGATACGGCAGCTATGGTCAACCTCCGTCAG ATGGATACGGTTCTCCCCCCTCTAACcagggtgggggtggtggttATAATCATTCCAGTCAGTCCTACAGCTCTGgaggctacagcagcagcagcagcagccagcccTCGAACATGAGCTACAACCAGCAGTCCTCCTTCTCTGGTTACAGCCAGCAGCAGccaccgtcctcctcctctgccgg CTACGAGGGGAACTCCCAGGCCCCGCCCTACAACCAGCCTCCCGGTGGTGGGCAGAGTGGGGGTGGTTACGGGAGCGGTGGAGGTCAGACCGGTGGATATGGCGGAAGCCATCAACAACCAccccaacatggaggaggtcacTACAACCAGCCTCCGAGctacaaccccccccctccacagaGCTACAGTCAGCAGAGCCAGTATGGACAAAGTGGAG GACCAAGAGACTCGGGACATGGACATGGAGGACCCGGCTTCA TGCAGGACCAGGACAACTCTGACAATAACACCATCTTCGTACAAGGCCTGGGCGACGACTACACCGTCGAGTCAGTGGCCGACTTTTTTAAGCAGATTGGAATCATTAAG GTCAACAAGAAGACGGGTCTTCCCATGATCAACCtgtacacagacagagagacgggAAAGCTGAAAGGAGAGGCCACCGTTTCTTTTGACGACCCCCCCTCAGCTAAAGCTGCCATCGACTGGTTTGATG GTAAAGACTTCAATGGAAATCCTCTCAAAGTTTCCTTCGCCACTCGCAGAGCCGACTTCGGAGGCCGAGGGGGAATGAGGGGGGGTCGCGGACGAGgag GGCCCATGGGCCACGGAGGGTTCGGGGGGGGTCGAGGCGGAGGTTTCCCAGGAGGCAACGGCGGCAACGGCggcgggggaggaggaggcgggggaAGTGGAGGTGGTGGCGGGGGACAGCAGAGAGCTGGAGACTGGAAGTGCTCGAACCC TAACTGTGGCAACCTGAACTTCTCGTGGAGAAATGAGTGCAACCAGTGCAAGGCTCCGAAACCAGAGGATGCTGGGGGGGTGCCCCCGATGGAACGAG GAGGTTACGGAGGAGAGCGCAGAGGAGGGTTTGACCGCGGCGGCTTCAGGGGCCGAGGTGGCGGCGACCGTGGGGGCTTCAGAGGGGGCCGAGGAGGCGATCGGGGAGGATACGGCCCTGGCAAAATGGACGCAAG GGGGGACCACAGACAGGAGCGACGGGGCCGTCCCTACTAA
- the arl6ip1 gene encoding ADP-ribosylation factor-like protein 6-interacting protein 1 has product MSEGDNKSANMLAQETAQLEEQLQGWGEVILAGDRVLRWEKPWFPGVLMGATTMLFLMIYYLDPSVLTGLSGTVMLLCLADYLVPTLAPRVFGSNKWTTEQQQRFHEICGNLVKTQRRVVGWWKRLIDLKEEKPKMYFASVISSLLAVAWIGQQVHNLFLTYLIVSFLLLLPGLNQHGVISKYIAMAKREINKLLKQKEKKNE; this is encoded by the exons ATGTCTGAGGGCGACAACAAGAGCGCCAACATGCTG GCCCAGGAAACAGcccagctggaggagcagctgcagggctGGGGTGAGGTGATCCTCGCCGGGGATCGAGTCCTGCGCTGGGAGAAGCCCTGGTTCCCTGGGGTCCTGATGGGCGCCACCACCATGCTCTTCCT AATGATCTACTACCTGGATCCATCAGTGCTGACTGGACTCTCCGGCACTGTCATGTTGCTCTGCCTGGCGGATTATCTGGTGCCCACCCTCGCTCCCAGGGTCTTCGGCTCCAATAAGTG GaccactgagcagcagcagcgtttcCATGAGATCTGCGGAAACCTGGTAAAGACCCAGCGTCGGGTTGTGGGCTGGTGGAAGCGTCTTATCGACCTCAAGGAGGAGAAGCCCAAAATG TACTTTGCCTCCGTGATCAGCAGCCTGCTGGCAGTGGCCTGGATCGGACAGCAGGTGCACAACCTGTTCCTCACCTACCTGATCG tgagcttcctgctgctgctgcccggcCTCAACCAGCACGGCGTCATCTCCAAGTACATCGCCATGGCCAAGAGGGAGATAAACAAGCTGCTCaaacagaaggagaagaagaacgaGTAA